Genomic DNA from Gemmatimonadales bacterium:
GGGACAACCCGGATCAGCGCAAGGAAATCATCGAAGCGGTGGCCGAATTTCAGGACGCACTGCGGAAGATCTCCGGAGGTGACGCGTGAGCGAGGTCAAGACCGCGCAGGACATCATCGCCAAGAAGGGCGCGAGCAAGGCGATCGAGGAAATCTTCAATGTGATCCACCCGGCGCCGTCCAAGACGGCGCTCAAGGACATCTTCACCGCCGAGTCGGCCTCGCAGTTCCTCAAGCGGGTGACCGACTTCTCGAGCTTGCTGTCTGCGGAGGACAGCTACGATCAGGCGCTCAAGAAACTCGATGCCCAGCTCAAGTCGCTCGAGTCGACGCGCGACGAGGTGCTCAAGCAGATCTACGAGAAGATCCGTCCGATCGAGCGGAGCTACCGTGAAATCCAGCTCTTCTTCGAGAATGCCGAAGTTCGGGACAGCGTGCAGCGTCCGCCGGTCGAGTTCTTCATTTTCAACGCTGATACCCGCGCGGTGACGAGCGACGTCAACAGTTCCACGATCCAGGCTGTCGACGAATTCGTTCAGAGTCGAAACGACAGCTTCAATTTCCGCCAGTTCATCTGCAACATGGTCCTGCCGGGCTACGTGCCCGACAATGTCCGGAAGCGCTTCGAGGACATGGCGAACAAATGGGGCATGCTGCTGATCGGTGATCTCAAGGACGAGTTGTCCTTCAAGTCGCTGTCCGACCAGTTCCGCACTGACGGAGGCGCCTACGAGTTCCTCAAGCGTCCCGAAGACCGCGCCGCGGCCGACGTGGTCATTGCGGGCTTCGTCAAACTGCGTGACAAGCACTGGTTCGAAGCGGCCGACGACGACAGTGACAACGCGGATCTCTATGGTCCGTCGTCCCTTCTCTTTGCGGGCTCGCTGGCCCGGACCGATCGCACCACCGGGGGCGGGATCGCTCAGGGTCCGGTCGGCATGATCTTCGGGCAGATTCGCGGTCCTGAGAAAGCCCGGATCGAGCCTCGGATTTCGCAGATGGAACATCTGTCGATGGAACGGCAGGTGGTGACCATCATTCGGAACGAGGACAATCAGCTCTGCTTCGTCGGCAGCCGGACCCAGGCCGAAGATCCCAAGGGCGTGCTCAAGTTCTTCACGTCCTACCGGGTGCTGCGCTACCTGGAGCGTCGGATTGCCGTCTATCTCCGCCGGGTGGCCGAACAACGGCTGACGCGAGATCTCGTGAAGGAGCAGGTGCGCAATCCGATCGAGGAGTTCCTCGAGGACGAGCTGAAGAAGGGCACGATCTACAAGTACGACATCGACATCGACATGGATGAGGACAAGTTTGCGCAGGGTGTCCTCGACATCAAGCTCGAGGTGCTGCCGGTCGGCCCGGCCGAGACCTTCGAGCTCAAGATCGATACGCCTGACTTCAAGAAGGACGGCAAGGAGTAACGAAGGAGGACCGAATGGCCGATGATAACAGCCGCGCCGACGAGGCCGCTGCGCTGAATCCGGATGGGTCGCCCAAGCGCGACTTGCGGTACAGCAATCACGAGGATCGGACCGTTCGGGTCGACCGTGAGCTGGACGGCTCGGGCCGTCTGGCGCGCGGCGACCGCACCAAGATGTCGGTGTTGAACTTCTCGTCGCGTCATCCGGTGCGAACCGAACGGGATCCGGAATTCACCTTCCGGCCCGCTCCGTCGCCCGCCGCTGCCCCAGCGCCGCCACCCGGGGAGCCTCCGGTTGCTGCGGCGCCGGAGACCGATGTCTCCGCCGATGGTTCGACCGGCGAGACGGGAACCGCCGACCGAGCCTCGTCCGTGATGGATCGGGTCAAACAACTGTTCGGGTTTTAAGCCTCTCGCCACTGTATCGGAGCTACCATGGCCACGTATAACCGCGTCAAAGTCAAGATCGGTTCCATCGAGTTTCGTCCTGTCGAGGCCAAGTACACCATTACCCGAAACGCCAATCAGGTGGGACGCCGTGTGGGTGACTCGCTGATCGGCCGGGTCGAGGTGTGGATGGACGCCAGCGTGCTGGACAACCTGCCCCAGTCCGCGCAGATCGATCTCTGGAAAATTGCGACCGAGTCCAAGGACCCGCTCCACAAGATCGAGGTGACGTGGTACCTCGACGAAGCGGACAAGGTGCTGCACGCGGTGGAGTTCATGGGCTGGATCGCGGCCTTCGAGGTCGGCAACCCGCAGGCCGACGTGTCGGGTGGCGGGGTCAGTTCGGTACAGTTCAAGAACCTGTTGCGGCTCGAGCTCGCCGTCGTGGTCGACGAGTCGAATGTGAGCAAGCACAAGTTCACGAAGTAACGAGCGCCCGTCGGCGCGCCGGACCGCATTGTGCTTTCGACCGCCCTCCCGCTCCGGATCGATGCGACCGGCTCGCTCGTCCGTCAGGACGATTTCGACGCGGTCCTCGGCCTGATCAGCGCGATGGCCGGAACGACCTCGACCACCTGGCCCCACGCCAGGTGGTTCGGGCTGTTCGAGGCGTTCACCGATGCGGGACGTCGTCAGCAGCAAGACCACGAGACGTTGAAGGATGCAATCAACCTCGCGCTGCGTGAGCTGGGGGTCGAGCAGTTCCGGGTCCAGTCAGTGACCACCGTACGCAGCGACCATGGTTTCGGTCACCGGCATTTTCGGATCACCATGACCGACGCTCTGGGCCGTTCACGATTTGCCGAGCTGGATAGCGACGGCCGGCGCGCTCCGACGGAGTCAGCACCATGAAAGTCACCGTCTTCGTTACCATCGGTGATCTGGTGCTCCGCAACAGCGAGCTCGATCTGCTCGAGGTCGTTCAGGAGCTGGGACAGCATACCACCTGTCGCATCGAGTTTATCCGCGACTCGGCGATGGATGTGTCACTCGAGCAGTTGCTCCGTGATGAGGTGGTGGTCACGCTCAAGGGCGAGAGTGGCCAGATCATCCCGATATTTCGGGGCGCCATCGGTGACGGTGTGCAGAGCCATCTGCTCAATTATGGTTCGCGATTCCGCCTCGAGGCCACCTCGGCGTCGGAGCGCCTCGAGTATGTCAACACGGCCTACTTTCCCCAGAGCACCTTCGGCGACATTGCCTCAGAGTTCGGCGTCCGGATCGAGGGCTCGGTCCGACGCGATCAGGCTCCGCTCGACCTGGTACAGTGGAACGAGACGGAGTTTGCATTCCTGAAGCGCCTGGCCGACGAGCACGGCGCCTTTCTGGTCACTCAGGGAGAAGAACCGGAGTTGCGCACCGAGTTCAAGGACCAGGGCTGGGAACTCGTCTGGGGGGACAGCCTGCTCGAGGCGAGTGTCCGGGCGCGGCCGACCAGTCATGGCGTGTCCGGGGCGAGCTATGATCCGCTCACCAAGCATACGCATCGACACGCCGGTGTTCGCCAGAATCCGCCCTCGTTAGGCGGAGCCGCCAAAGTCGTCAACGCCGTGACCGACCTGGCCCGCCAGATGGGAGGCGACCCCGGTCTCGAGTTTCCCACCGCTCGGGAGACCACCCATCAGAGCTTCAAGACGATTCTGCGGCAGGAGAGCGAGCGCGCCCTGGGCAGCGCCGTTCTAGTCGAAGGTCACAGCGTCAAGGTCGGTCTCGGCGCTGGCGACCTGGTCGAGTTGATCGGCGGTGTCAACTTCACGCTGCCTACGACCGGCAAGCTTGGCCTGATCAAGGTGGTTCACACTTTTCAGGATCAGCACTACAGCAACCGGTTCGTGGCAACGCCCTGGAAGACCTTTACCAACCTCGAACGCCCGCCGACGCCGCGAGCCCGTACCGTCGTCACGGCAGAAGTCGTCGAGACCGCGACTGATCCGGAGAAGCTGGGTCGAGTCCGCGTCGCATATCGTTGGCAGACCGGCGACAGCATGACCGGCTGGGCCAGGCTCGCCGTGCCGCACGCCGGCAATGGGCGAGGCATCATGTTCCTTCCCGAGGTGGGCGACGAGGTCCTCGTCGCGTTCGACGATGGGGACCCCGAATATCCGATCGTGGTCGGCTCGCTCTGGAACGGCCGGGATCTCCCGCCCGAGGCAACCGAACAGAATACTGCCAAGCGGATCATTACCCGGTCGGGCAACACGATCCAGTTCCTCGATGACGACGGCAAGGAGACGATCGAGATCTTCACCCCGGAAGGGCGCTGCCTCGTCCAGCTCACCAATCAGGGGAGTCATCCGGTCGTCACCGTCTATTCGGAGGGTGACATCGCGCTCGAGGCCAAGGAGGAGATCCGGCTCAAGTGCAAGAAGCTGGTGCATGACGTCGGGACCGATGTTGTCATCAAGGCCGGTGGAGACGTTTCCGTGGAAGCCGCTGCCAACGCCATCATCAAAGCCAACGTCGATGCGGCGCTGTCGGGCACGAATGCGATTCTCAAGGGTGCCGCCATGGTCGAGTCGGTTGCCGGCGGCATCAACAGCGTCGTCGGCTCAATGGTGCATATCCAGCCGCCCGGGTTCATGGGCAAGCAGGTCAATCCCAAGTCGGCCCAGGTGCCCAAGGTCGACGTCGGTTCCCGGCCAACGCCCCAGGTGGCGGATCCCGAGCGGACGGCAGATCCCGAGACGCCGCGATGACCGGGTTGCCATGAGCGACTTCAAGAGCCTCCGACCGCCGGAACGCAGCGCGACCGACATTGCCCGGGAGCTGCGCGAGCACTTCACCCGGTCGCTCTACGAGGTGACTGGTGCGCAGGCCCAGCCCGATCCGGTGCTCGGGGCGCTCTTTCATGCGCTGGCAGTGCAGGTCGATCGGGTCTATCAGGAGGCTGACCAGGTCTTCTTTGCCGCGGCGCTCGATGATTTGATCCGCGGCCTCGGGATGCCGGCGAGGTTGGCACGTCCGGCCCAGGCCGTGGTGCAGTTTTCCCAGTTGCAGGGCCGCGAAACGATCTCGTCGGAAACGGAGTTGATCGGCTACCAGGCGACTGGTGCGCAGGCCGTCTTTACACCGGATGCTCCGGTCGATATCGCGCCCACCGAGATCGTCTTTGCTGCCGTTGCGGAGGCGGGGCGACTGTCGACCCTTCCTGGTGCGCGGCTGCCATGGGTCAATCAGCCGATCCTCCCCGGCAACTCTACTCCGATCGAGCTCTCGTCGGCGGCACCGACGCTGTTCCTGGCGTTCGAAACCGACGCCGAGCACTTGAGTCGAATCGGTCTCTATGTCGAGGCGGCCAGCCAGGCCTCGCCGATCCTGGCCGTACTGGCTCGGAGCCCGTGGCAGCTGCTCGATGGACGCGGCCAGGTCACCGAGCGTGGCGTGCTCCGGTCTTCGCGAACTCGGGGAGGAATGCAGCGGTTGGATTTCGTCAAGGATCGCCGCGCAGCGACCGTCGAGCCGGGTGACGTCGATCGGCTGGTGCCGCTGGTTGGCGGGGTCTACGGAGCCAACGTGTGGCTGATGCCGGAGCTGGCACCGGATCGCCGCTGGCGCTCCGGACTTCCCCCGGCAATTGCGGCAGCGGTGCCGCGGGTGCTTCCGCCCGGGCACGAGCGGGCGCTCGACCGCCAGCTGGCCTGGCTTCAGGTGCCGCTGCCCGCGGGCAGTCGCGGCGTCGCGAGTCAGATTGCCCGGGTGGCGGTCAACTGTGTCACCGCCTCCAACATCGAAGCATGGAACGAGCAGATCGACTTCGGCCGCATGGGTGCCGTCGTCAGTCACCGCCCGCTTGGCGCAACCGATCGTCACATCATGGGGGTGTTGGGCGTGACCGGCGAGAGTGGCACACCGTACCTCGACATCTCGGATCTCGAAGCGCCGCCCGGCTCGGGTCGTTACCGCTATCGGGGCAATGCCCGATTCGAGTTCACGCCTGCCAAGCAGGCCAGCGGACGATACGACGGCTACGGCATGATGCGGCTGCTCTACTGCGACGGTGAAGGCGGTAACGGCATTGCCGTCGGGGAGATCAAGCAGATCCGGAGCGAGCTGGCCCGGAACCCAACGGCCCGAGTTGCCAACCTGACCCCGACCCGTGGCGGGGCGGCACCGCCGGCCTACACGGATGCGCGCGACCGATTCGCGGAGTTGCTCCGCACCCGCGAACGGGTCGTTACCCCTGCCGACATCGAAATCGCGGCGAAAGCAACCGAGCCTCGAATCGGCCAGGTCAAGGTGGCCAGCGCCTCGCAGATCACCGACACCGGGTTGGAGCTCGTCACGGATGTTACGGTGTCGGTGTCACCCGAGGATTTTGCCGATCCCGAGGCTGAGCTCGAGCGCCTCCGGACCGAGCTGGAGCAGTACCTCGGCGAGCGCTGCATGATCGGTCAGCAGATTCGAGTCGCTATCGCCGAGGAGCGGCGCGCCTCGTGACCGCCGTGATGCCCGACCTGGCGGCCACCTATCGCGGCGTGCGCCACACGCTCGATTCGGCGGTTCCCGCACTGCTCCGGCTCGGTGTGGATCCCGATCGTATCGTGCTCACGGCAGCCGGGGCCGGATGGATTCGCGGCACCATCGTGTCGCAGCACCCCTCGCCGGGAGAAACTCTCTATCCGGAGACCAGAGTCACGCTGGGTGTGGCGGGCACCGGAGCGCTCGAATCGGTGCCGTTTCCGATGCGAGACAGCGCCGAGGGCGAGTTTCGCATCGACCGGCTCTTCGGCTTGTTCGACAACCACTTTCTTCGACTGATTCACCACCTTCGCGCCGCAGGCGGTCTGCTCGACCTCCACCCGGATGACAGTGAGGGCGCCAATCGCTGGATCGTGGAGATCTTCCGCCTGAGTTCCGCGCCGTGGCCGCGTGAACGCTGGTACGACATTGCGCGTCTCCTGCCCGCGCTGCACCGCATTGCCGGGCGGGTGGACGGCCCTGCTCTGGCGCTCAAGGCGGTGTTTCGAATCCCGGCGTCACCGATTCGCCTGGTGGCTGGGATCGCGCCGGTTCCCGACGATCGTCGAACCAGGCTCGGTCTCCAGAACGGGCGTCTCGGTATCGATGCGCTGATCGGTGACGGGATCACAGCCGCAGTAGGCGTCGAAATCGAGATCGGACCGGTCGACCTGCGTACCTACCGTCGTCTGCAGACGCCGGCGGAGTATCGGCAGCGACAGGCGCTGTACCGGCTGGTGCTGCCGGCTCATCTGCGTCACGATGTGCGCGAACGATGGGTCGTCGGCGACCGGCTCGAGCCGGCCGTGCTGAGTGATCCCGGCCGGGAGGCGGCGCTGGGCGTCAACAGTTACCTGGGTTCTCCCGGGAGGAGTGCAGCATAATGGAGCGTGATCCGTACTTCCGCTCGGTCAACTGGACGACCGGGATGTTGCTGACACCGGAGCATTTTCTCCGCCAGGACCGTTATGTCGAGGAGCAGGTTGCCTGGTTGCTCCGCTACTGCCTCGCAGGAACGGGTCTGGTCGGCGGCGGGGTTCGGCTCGACGCCGTCGAGCAGGGCTTGGCCAAGTTCGATCCGAAGATCGATCTGGTGAACGACGGCGATCGGCTGCGGATCACGGTGCTTCGGGCTCGCGGCATCACTCCCAGCGGTGAAATCGTCGAGGTCGACGAATCGCGGCCGCTGCACGGCGAAGTGCGCCGCGGTGACCTCGCGGGCGTCAGCGAGCTGCTGGTGTACGTCGTTCGGATGGCGGAAAAGGAACCCGATCCTGAGTCGGTGGGTCGCGACCCCGGCAACCCCAATCAGGCTGCTCTCAATCGGATTCGCTACGAGGTCCAGCTCGGCATTACCGCGGAGCTTGGCCCGATGGCGATTGCCGTCGGTCGTTTGCGACGCGCCTCGGAATCGCTCGGCTTCGAACTCGATGGCCAGTACATCCCGCCGTGCGCCTCACTGATTGCGCACAGCGCGCTGCACAATGCCGCGACACGAATCCAGTCGGAGGTTCGTCTGCTCAGCAACGAGTACCAGCTGGTGCACGAGCGGGCAGGGCACTTTGCCGACCGGACCGCAGCACGCGGTGTCGACGTCCGCAGCGATCTCGAGATTCGGGCCTTTGTCGAGCGTGCCGTCCTTGCGCTCGAGACGGCGGCGTATGAAACGGCCGATCTCGCGATTCCCCCGGTCCGGTTCTTTCAGCAGATCGAGCGCGCCAGCCGACTGATCGCGCTGGCGCTCAACCTGAGTCCCTCGACCCGACAGTTCTTCAAGGAGCTGGGCCAGGTCGACGCCGGGTACACGGAACTCCTCGACGCCGAGCAAGGGTTGCTGGCGGTGCAACGCGAGCTCGACCGACGGGAAGAGCTACGGCCATTGGTGGTCCGCTCGACGGACACGCTGCAGCGACTCCGCCGCCTGGTCGATGCGCTGGCCGGCAAGTACGTGGACTACCGCCAGAACCGCAACATCGAGTCGATCCGCTTCATGCTGGATCGCGATGGCGAGCACTTCTACGAAGCTGTCACCTCTCCATCGCACCCGCAGCGTGATGGCGATCTGCTCACCTTTGTCTTCACACAACTCGAGCTCAGCGGACGTCATGAGTACCGCGTGGTGCTGACGGGCGATCCGCGGGCCAGCGCGCAATGGGCCGTGGGCCAGGAGCTGAGCGTCACGCTGCGCGTCAACGCGTCCGGTGGACCGCGAGCGCCAATGACGCGTTCGGCGATGTGCGAAGTCGAGGGGCAGCGCAACTTTGCCGTCAATTTCGATACGCCGCAGGATGTGACGACCATTGCGGGTCTTACCGTCACCGTGCAGCCGGGCCACGGCATCCGCGGTGCGGTCCTGTTCCGCCGCCGGCTGGGCGTGGTCGGGTCG
This window encodes:
- the vgrG gene encoding type VI secretion system tip protein VgrG produces the protein MKVTVFVTIGDLVLRNSELDLLEVVQELGQHTTCRIEFIRDSAMDVSLEQLLRDEVVVTLKGESGQIIPIFRGAIGDGVQSHLLNYGSRFRLEATSASERLEYVNTAYFPQSTFGDIASEFGVRIEGSVRRDQAPLDLVQWNETEFAFLKRLADEHGAFLVTQGEEPELRTEFKDQGWELVWGDSLLEASVRARPTSHGVSGASYDPLTKHTHRHAGVRQNPPSLGGAAKVVNAVTDLARQMGGDPGLEFPTARETTHQSFKTILRQESERALGSAVLVEGHSVKVGLGAGDLVELIGGVNFTLPTTGKLGLIKVVHTFQDQHYSNRFVATPWKTFTNLERPPTPRARTVVTAEVVETATDPEKLGRVRVAYRWQTGDSMTGWARLAVPHAGNGRGIMFLPEVGDEVLVAFDDGDPEYPIVVGSLWNGRDLPPEATEQNTAKRIITRSGNTIQFLDDDGKETIEIFTPEGRCLVQLTNQGSHPVVTVYSEGDIALEAKEEIRLKCKKLVHDVGTDVVIKAGGDVSVEAAANAIIKANVDAALSGTNAILKGAAMVESVAGGINSVVGSMVHIQPPGFMGKQVNPKSAQVPKVDVGSRPTPQVADPERTADPETPR
- a CDS encoding type VI secretion system baseplate subunit TssG; its protein translation is MTAVMPDLAATYRGVRHTLDSAVPALLRLGVDPDRIVLTAAGAGWIRGTIVSQHPSPGETLYPETRVTLGVAGTGALESVPFPMRDSAEGEFRIDRLFGLFDNHFLRLIHHLRAAGGLLDLHPDDSEGANRWIVEIFRLSSAPWPRERWYDIARLLPALHRIAGRVDGPALALKAVFRIPASPIRLVAGIAPVPDDRRTRLGLQNGRLGIDALIGDGITAAVGVEIEIGPVDLRTYRRLQTPAEYRQRQALYRLVLPAHLRHDVRERWVVGDRLEPAVLSDPGREAALGVNSYLGSPGRSAA
- the tssK gene encoding type VI secretion system baseplate subunit TssK, which produces MERDPYFRSVNWTTGMLLTPEHFLRQDRYVEEQVAWLLRYCLAGTGLVGGGVRLDAVEQGLAKFDPKIDLVNDGDRLRITVLRARGITPSGEIVEVDESRPLHGEVRRGDLAGVSELLVYVVRMAEKEPDPESVGRDPGNPNQAALNRIRYEVQLGITAELGPMAIAVGRLRRASESLGFELDGQYIPPCASLIAHSALHNAATRIQSEVRLLSNEYQLVHERAGHFADRTAARGVDVRSDLEIRAFVERAVLALETAAYETADLAIPPVRFFQQIERASRLIALALNLSPSTRQFFKELGQVDAGYTELLDAEQGLLAVQRELDRREELRPLVVRSTDTLQRLRRLVDALAGKYVDYRQNRNIESIRFMLDRDGEHFYEAVTSPSHPQRDGDLLTFVFTQLELSGRHEYRVVLTGDPRASAQWAVGQELSVTLRVNASGGPRAPMTRSAMCEVEGQRNFAVNFDTPQDVTTIAGLTVTVQPGHGIRGAVLFRRRLGVVGSGGGAAMPLPAAPPIAPEVPAPAPAPSAESPASPRPPKIKVNLPKRS